A single genomic interval of Pochonia chlamydosporia 170 chromosome 7, whole genome shotgun sequence harbors:
- a CDS encoding delta-aminolevulinic acid dehydratase (similar to Aspergillus terreus NIH2624 XP_001217076.1): protein MSFSSLVQDLSLRDSNGSRRSAPPPSISTADDRTSHISRAMSYTSTAATSVSISGGIGSQLHGGYFHPLARSWQAERQLTKSMFIYPIFITDGQNDMNLVASLPGQYQISVDKLVSFLEPLVHKGLRSVMLFGVPMKPGTKDALGSAADDPEGPVIQSIRLIRRRFPQLYICTDVCLCEYTSHGHCGILRDDGSLNNQLSVDRISDVAIAYAKAGAHCVAPSDMNDGRIRAIKLKLIEEGIAHKTTLMSYSAKFSGCLYGPFRDAAGSAPSFGDRKCYQLPPSGRGLARRAIVRDITEGADVILVKPAGQYLDIISDAKDLGKDLPIAAYQVSGEYAMIHAAAKAGVFDLKSAAFEATESILRAGATIVVSYFTPQFLDWLEN from the exons ATGTCGTTCTCCAGTCTTGTTCAGGACCTCTCGCTGCGCGACAGCAATGGCTCTCGCAGATCCGCCCCGCCACCATCCATTTCCACTGCCGATGACCGAACTTCACACATATCTCGAGCAATGTCGTACACCAGCACGGCTGCCACCAGCGTGAGCATCTCTGGTGGCATTGGCAGTCAGTTACATGGTGGCTACTTCCACCCTCTAGCCCGCTCGTGGCAGGCTGAGCGCCAACTGACCAAG TCCATGTTCATTTACCCAATTTTCATTACCGATGGCCAAAACGACATGAACTTGGTTGCCTCGCTCCCCGGCCAGTACCAGATCAGCGTTGACAAGCTCGTGTCATTCCTCGAGCCTCTTGTCCACAAGGGTCTCCGCTCGGTCATGCTTTTTGGTGTCCCCATGAAGCCTGGCACCAAGGACGCTCTCGGCAGCGCTGCTGACGACCCAGAGGGCCCTGTTATTCAAAGTATCCGCCTCATCCGCCGCCGATTCCCGCAGCTCTACATCTGCACCGACGTTTGCCTTTGCGAGTATACCTCTCACGGCCATTGCGGCATCCTGCGAGACGACGGCAGCCTGAATAACCAGCTCTCCGTCGACCGCATTTCTGACGTTGCTATCGCCTACGCCAAGGCCGGTGCTCACTGCGTTGCACCCTCAGATATGAACGACGGGCGTATTCGtgccatcaagctcaagctcatTGAAGAAGGTATCGCTCACAAGACCACTTTGATGTCCTACTCTGCAAAGTTTTCGGGATGCCTGTACGGACCATTCCGTGACGCCGCCGGCTCTGCGCCATCCTTTGGAGACCGCAAATGCTATCAGCTCCCTCCCAGTGGTCGTGGCCTTGCTCGTCGTGCCATCGTCCGTGACATTACCGAGGGCGCGGATGTAATCTTGGTCAAGCCTGCTGGTCAGTACCTTGACATCATTAGCGACGCCAAAGACCTCGGCAAGGACCTTCCAATTGCTGCCTACCAGGTCAGTGGTGAATACGCCATGATTcacgccgccgccaaggcgGGGGTATTCGACCTCAAGAGCGCTGCATTTGAGGCAACCGAGAGTATTCTACGAGCTGGTGCTACCATTGTCGTCAGCTACTTTACCCCCCAGTTCCTGGACTGGCTTGAGAACTAG
- a CDS encoding eukaryotic translation initiation factor 3 subunit F (similar to Cordyceps militaris CM01 XP_006666151.1) — translation MAAAATERFIHLARPLTHTNAGLQSSIAPLTVNIQPQAVFSVLDHAVRRDSRENAQSTRVIGALVGTRSEDGTEVEVRSCFAIPHTEEEDQVEVDVEYQKNMLALTLKAAPRETLLGWYTTSPELNSFSALIQNFFASAETGTAPHPAVHMTISTEPGQDIQTRCYISAPVAVNAERAAESCLFIQVPHKILYGDSERVALEAVASAQNNENRTAPLVSDIESLGRSIEQTLNLLDRVSEWINGVLDEEEEPNNALGQYLMSALSLTPKVDASQIEHDFNNHIQDVLMVSYLANTIRTQIDLSQRLAVANLVSSEKDGEAKGDGEKGGQRGNKRGGRGGGRGGGQQREPREPREPREPREPREPREPAE, via the exons ATGGCCGCCGCCGCTACCGAGCGCTTCATACACCTCGCGCGTCCTTTGACGCATACCAATGCTGGGCTTCAGTCGAGCATTGCCCCGCTTAccgtcaacatccagccTCAG GCTGTCTTTTCTGTTCTCGATCATGCCGTCCGACGAGACTCCCGCGAAAATGCCCAGTCCACCCGCGTAATCGGTGCCCTCGTCGGCACCCGCTCCGAAGATGGCACCGAGGTTGAAGTCCGTTCCTGCTTCGCCATCCCCCACACCGAGGAAGAGGACCAAGTCGAAGTCGACGTCGAATACCAGAAGAACATGCTCGCCCTGACCCTTAAGGCCGCTCCCAGGGAGACCCTTCTCGGCTGGTACACCACGTCCCCCGAGCTGAACAGCTTCAGCGCCTTGATCCAAAACTTCTTTGCCAGCGCTGAGACCGGCACGGCCCCCCATCCCGCCGTCCACATGACCATTTCCACCGAACCCGGCCAGGACATCCAGACCAGATGCTACATCAGCGCCCCTGTGGCTGTCAACGCCGAGCGCGCCGCCGAAAGCTGCCTCTTCATCCAGGTGCCTCACAAGATTCTCTACGGCGACTCCGAGCGTGTTGCCCTCGAGGCTGTCGCCAGCGCGCAGAACAACGAAAACAGAACCGCACCCCTCGTCTCAGATATCGAGAGCCTCGGACGATCCATCGAGCAGACGCTGAACCTGTTGGACCGCGTGAGCGAGTGGATCAACGGCGTcctggacgaggaggaggaaccTAACAACGCTCTTGGCCAGTACCTGATGAGCGCTCTGTCTCTGACCCCCAAGGTGGACGCTTCCCAGATTGAGCACGACTTCAACAACCATATCCAGGATGTTCTCATGGTCAGCTACCTGGCCAACACTATCCGCACACAGATTGATCTCTCGCAGCGTCTGGCAGTTGCCAACCTAGTCAGCAGCGAGAAGGACGGCGAAGCGAAGGGCGACGGCGAAAAGGGAGGTCAGCGTGGAAACAAGCGgggtggtcgtggtggtggtagAGGCGGTGGCCAGCAGCGAGAGCCTCGGGAACCCAGAGAGCCCAGAGAACCAAGAGAGCCACGTGAGCCAAGGGAACCTGCGGAATAA
- a CDS encoding coiled-coil domain-containing protein (similar to Metarhizium acridum CQMa 102 XP_007810229.1): MSSSLNTLGAASEDRKARLAALRNLKRKKPDDDEEPAAPEPAADESASATPEADVSRLHLSGRNYDPETRGPRLGFDLAPNEGLDKPTLEELAADVESQARQQAAEEAQNDKGLDLFKLQPKKPNWDLKRGLESKMDILNVRTDNAIARLVRDRISGAQKAAAKSTAVDTAKLDGDAVGMDGVALVEGLRVREQEEEEEERRERAEDEALLA; encoded by the coding sequence ATGTCTTCATCACTTAATACTCTGGGCGCAGCGTCAGAGGACCGCAAGGCCCGACTTGCTGCCCTCAGAAATCTCAAGCGAAAAAAGcccgatgacgacgaagagccTGCTGcaccagaaccagcagcagacgaGTCGGCCTCAGCAACTCCAGAAGCAGATGTCTCCCGGTTACATCTGTCCGGGCGAAACTATGATCCGGAAACAAGAGGCCCGAGATTGGGATTTGACTTGGCACCAAACGAGGGCCTGGACAAACCCACATTAGAAGAGCTGGCCGCCGATGTCGAATCgcaagccagacaacaagCCGCCGAGGAGGCACAAAACGATAAAGGACTGGATCTGTTTAAGCTGCAACCGAAGAAGCCCAATTGGGATCTGAAACGAGGCCTGGAATCGAAAATGGACATTCTTAACGTTCGGACGGATAATGCGATTGCGCGACTGGTGCGGGACCGGATATCTGGCGCTCAAAAGGCAGCGGCGAAATCAACGGCAGTAGACACCGCAAAGCTTGACGGCGATGCTGTGGGCATGGATGGAGTTGCTCTCGTGGAAGGCTTGAGGGTTAGggagcaagaagaggaggaggaggagaggagggagcGAGCAGAGGACGAGGCTCTTTTGGCGTGA
- a CDS encoding ribosomal protein YmL8 (similar to Metarhizium acridum CQMa 102 XP_007810224.1), protein MAGGLVKYRHLSRNSSARKALLRGLVTQLVQYEHIQTTYAKAKEAQRLAEKLITLAKRDNEPCRRSAQGILYTPHVLLPKLFGELRNRYITREGGYTRVVRTEPKNTYDQGESAILEFVDGPKDSRFMMTAKAIARDRLLGRQSTPLTLQNTKKVTQFRGAQDLEDLVQRFVALETSDSAVADDGHSVEAAQMAGEESAKVQKLAADVQTQKEEQPKR, encoded by the exons ATGGCCGGTGGTCTCGTCAAATACCGGCATCTCAGCCGAAACTCATCTGCCCGAAAAGCTCTGTTGCGAGGCTTGGTGACCCAACTTGTGCAATATGAGCATATCCAGACCACATatgcaaaggcaaaggaggcCCAACGGCTGGCAGAGAAGCTGATTACGCTGGCGAAGCGAGACAATGAGCCGTGTAGGAGATCAGCACAGGGGATTCTTTAC ACACCACATGTACTGCTTCCCAAGCTCTTTGGCGAATTGCGAAACAGATATATCACCCGAGAAGGCGGCTATACCCGTGTCGTCCGTACCGAACCCAAAAACACCTACGACCAAGGCGAGAGTGCTATCCTCGAATTCGTTGACGGTCCCAAGGATTCACGGTTCATGATGACAGCCAAAGCAATTGCCAGAGATCGTCTGCTGGGTCGCCAATCTACGCCCCTCACGTTGCAGAATACGAAGAAGGTGACGCAGTTTCGCGGAGCGCAAGACCTCGAGGACTTGGTGCAGCGGTTTGTGGCTCTTGAAACATCTGACTCAGCTGTTGCGGATGATGGACACAGTGTGGAGGCGGCACAGATGGCGGGAGAAGAGAGTGCAAAGGTGCAGAAGCTTGCGGCCGACGTGCAGACACAAAAGGAGGAACAGCCAAAGAGGTAG
- a CDS encoding R3H domain-containing protein (similar to Cordyceps militaris CM01 XP_006666150.1), with product MATAQVSPDLPKPSFAKVAASVTKEPASAATAAKNDLNIPITAVIADGSSNHESKRAAASKSNGAAAITSSLNDLSISSKVPSLVVDGRGSMLEAERQRSQPGKESGSDDSQKCDSSSELGTKPPSLDGKSITSGTTFALDEKESLRPDDSASVKAAAEDDDTFSIRGSLVAGSRMSSDVAVRTKGMLAGDLAERRAAHAAMGVPPHGILTPQSASSERGQPLAAAVPLSAEGSSDALNVIYRQAPDEKLLDALASPRDRYFLLRLEKDVIDFVQDSKEPYMDLPPSNSFCRMLTHKLADYYHMTHSYEPHIGSVRIFRTPFCRVPPSLANMAPPSNPSTSSTPPPAVFPRRIMRRGQDGDGVASSNASKPTSESGSEIKDGNRLAGNPKLSREEREELYKLARERIFGNSEESIPENEGEIGMSRTSSISASNKAANTKRAKSGKQRRDDSDSFDSRHQYTAYWGPQQQTWVPQSQGQYIPSAPGQFAPQPQTSYPTQAPPAYNPQAAGYANMPVMAPNPPTYPGYGMPPQYPPQPPQQQRFPSGGSPMTTYGTPVGPGAAPPQQVWAQPGYNQPSFSPRAPAPAPGPPQVGIPYAYGQLPANANPNDPKSQHPIPGSYNRNHAFNPKTQSFVPGGNGMPVVPPPQPPFTAPGSHHGSPQIGTPPHLAYGAYPPSVPQPFGGGYVMARQGSSSSMPGYHTVPHVPSPHMQQPQLPSMPAMPHVPPPQQHLPQASPAHIPGRPPVHVPQGSGQIFTHLPTYGNPASLPQKPATGI from the exons ATGGCGACCGCACAAGTTTCCCCGGACTTGCCCAAGCCTTCTTTTGCAAAG GTCGCGGCCTCTGTCACAAAGGAACCTGCGTCAGCAGCTACCGCTGCCAAAAATGATTTAAATATACCCATCACAGCCGTCATTGCCGATGGTTCGTCCAATCACGAGAGCAAACGAGCTGCAGCATCCAAATCAAATGGAGCCGCCGCCATAACATCATCCCTAAATGACCTCAGCATCTCCTCAAAAGTCCCTAgcttggtggttgatggacGTGGGTCGATGCTCGAAGCCGAACGTCAACGATCCCAACCAGGAAAGGAGAGCGGTTCAGATGATTCTCAGAAATGCGATTCTAGCTCAGAACTGGGCACTAAGCCACCTAGTTTAGACGGGAAGAGCATTACGTCCGGGACGACATTTGCGCTTGACGAAAAGGAGTCACTCCGCCCTGACGATAGTGCTAGTGTTAAGGCTGCGGCGGAGGACGATGACACTTTTTCCATCCGTGGTTCGCTGGTGGCTGGTTCTCGAATGAGCTCGGATGTAGCTGTTAGGACCAAGGGAATGCTGGCAGGAGACTTGGCCGAGCGACGGGCAGCCCATGCCGCGATGGGTGTCCCTCCTCATGGTATCCTCACTCCACAGAGTGCTTCGTCTGAACGTGGCCAACCTCTCGCTGCAGCTGTCCCCCTGAGTGCAGAAGGATCTTCCGATGCCCTGAACGTGATATACCGACAGGCTCCCGACGAAAAGCTTCTGGATGCGTTGGCAAGCCCTAGAGATCGGTACTTTTTACTTCGACTGGAAAAGGATGTGATTGACTTCGTTCAAGATTCCAA GGAACCGTACATGGATTTGCCGCCATCCAACTCCTTCTGTAGGATGCTGACGCATAAACTTGCCGATTATTACCACATGACACATTCCTATGAACCTCACATTGGGTCAGTTCGAATTTTCAGAACTCCGTTCTGCCGGGTCCCGCCATCTTTGGCCAATATGGCTCCTCCATCCAACCCATCTACGAGTAGCACGCCGCCCCCTGCCGTCTTTCCGAGGAGGATCATGCGACGTGGTCaggatggggatggtgtGGCGAGTTCCAACGCCTCAAAGCCTACATCAGAGTCAGGAAGTGAAATCAAGGACGGCAATAGGCTGGCTGGGAATCCCAA ACTTTCACGAGAAGAGCGCGAGGAGTTATATAAGCTGGCCCGCGAACGCATATTTGGCAACTCGGAAGAAAGCATTCCAG AGAACGAGGGTGAAATTGGCATGTCTCGCACAAGTTCAATATCAGCTAGCAATAAGGCAGCCAACACGAAAAGAGCCAAATCTGGGAAGCAACGTCGAGACGATTCTGACAGTTTCGACTCCCGACATCAGTACACCGCTTACTGGGGacctcaacaacagacaTGGGTACCTCAGTCTCAAGGCCAGTATATCCCTTCAGCGCCCGGCCAATTTGCTCCCCAGCCTCAAACGTCATATCCAACCCAAGCCCCTCCAGCGTACAACCCACAAGCTGCTGGCTACGCCAATATGCCAGTCATGGCACCCAACCCACCGACCTATCCCGGCTATGGCATGCCACCG CAATAtccacctcaaccaccacaacagCAGCGATTCCCTTCTGGTGGCAGCCCTATGACAACATACGGCACTCCTGTTGGTCCTGGCgcagcaccaccacagcAAGTTTGGGCACAGCCAGGGTATAACCAACCCTCGTTCTCTCCACGAGCGCCGGCGCCTGCGCCCGGTCCGCCTCAGGTTGGAATTCCATATGCGTATGGACAACTCcccgccaacgccaacccCAATGACCCTAAAAGCCAGCACCCAATCCCTGGCAGCTACAACCGAAACCATGCTTTCAATCCCAAGACTCAGTCGTTTGTTCCTGGTGGAAACGGCATGCCGGTAGTGCCACCTCCACAGCCGCCCTTCACAGCTCCAGGATCCCATCACGGCAGTCCACAGATTGGCACCCCGCCTCATTTAGCTTACGGTGCCTATCCTCCGTCTGTTCCTCAACCATTTGGCGGAGGGTACGTCATGGCACGGCAAGGATCGAGCAGCTCAATGCCCGGCTATCACACTGTTCCGCATGTCCCTTCACCACACATGCAACAGCCTCAACTACCTtccatgccagccatgccTCATGTTCCTCCTCCACAGCAACACTTACCTCAAGCCTCTCCGGCCCATATTCCCGGCCGGCCTCCAGTGCATGTCCCTCAGGGGTCCGGCCAGATATTTACTCATTTACCTACCTACGGTAACCCGGCGAGTCTACCACAGAAGCCGGCCACCGGAATTTAG
- a CDS encoding C6 transcription factor (similar to Metarhizium acridum CQMa 102 XP_007810225.1), producing the protein MAKGKRHGTKASRPRASSPAPSTIPQTTSAIRTDSNLGYKVRVLIHDLRNVEKNPSSARRLNATICEQYISSPYFTAQEAEVVKSATVDVEVGPQITSVATEAIIGKSLDEAICNVLKDFLEKRRASGDARPCGPHHLAPLYAELFGIRMEEVEDEKFLGRLRRQGV; encoded by the coding sequence ATGGCGAAAGGAAAACGACATGGAACAAAAGCGAGTCGCCCACGggcatcatcgccagcaCCTTCAACAATACCTCAGACCACATCGGCCATTAGGACAGATTCCAACCTAGGATACAAGGTCCGAGTCCTAATACACGACCTTCGCAACGTTGAAAAGAATCCTTCTTCTGCCAGAAGGCTGAACGCAACCATTTGCGAACAATACATCAGTTCACCGTATTTCACTGCTCAGGAAGCCGAAGTCGTGAAGAGCGCAACGGTTGATGTGGAAGTTGGGCCCCAAATCACCTCCGTGGCCACAGAAGCTATTATCGGAAAGTCTTTGGACGAAGCGATTTGCAATGTACTCAAGGATTTCCTTGAGAAGCGGCGGGCAAGCGGTGATGCCCGGCCTTGTGGCCCGCATCATCTTGCGCCGCTTTATGCGGAACTATTTGGCATTAggatggaagaggtggagGATGAAAAGTTTCTGGGTAGGTTGAGGAGGCAAGGGGTTTAG
- a CDS encoding U3 small nucleolar RNA-associated protein 25 (similar to Coccidioides immitis RS XP_001243239.1): MGPRGRGGNFRGRGARGGRGGRGGRGGRGRGRGFTRYGPVRRFDGERLADKDEENESESVDDSEDEHLDDVDDSASDDEEEQPTARPYMALLQSFNDISAPTAKRRKLGHNEPSNPTENSRDEKMDDSGDEERDDVDEVDETEDAENDDDQLEEEPDSEDEEELTDPFDVHFAHPNDQDVGLAVKAIKNDEWATKRALVSSLRATIMSAGSSSKIDIPQPCGTEGLKLKQKLQETSAKKLDKLDNAQKAILPLLFGYKDIFHCDRTVKNSTGLRQAACLHALNHVFKTRDRVIKNNYKLAKEGDDTELELRDQGFTRPKVLFLLPTRNSCAKIVNIIRDLCDIDQQENRKRFDESYIDKENNFGQDRPEDFRDLFEGNDDDMFRLGVKFTRKTIKYFSQFYNSDILLASPLGLRMAIGSEEEKKKTDFDFLSSIEMVIVDQADALLMQNWEHIEYIFEHLNLQPKDAHGCDFSRLRNWYLEDWAKYFRQTIVLSAFNTPELAELQRSYCHNWAGKIRLQPEYQGMIQQLGIKAKQTFSRFQSSSVEKDPDARFEYFVSTIVPTLVKRVKDTTGTLLFIPSYLDFVRVRNYFANSPIMSDVTFGAVSEYTDVPEASRARSHFLSGRHRVLLYTERAHHFRRYQFRGVQRVIFYGLPDNHLFYKEIAGEYLAKSEQDLKIEPAQGTVRVMFSKYDVMKLERVVGSKRVGKMIQERGDTFDFV; the protein is encoded by the exons ATGGGACCCCGAGGCAGAGGTGGTAACTTTAGAGGAAGAGGTGCCAGGGGAGGACGAGGTGGTCGCGGCGGCCGTGGTGGTCgtggcagaggaagaggattTACTCGGTATGGACCAGTGAGGCGATTTGATGGTGAGCGTCTGGCAGACAAAGATGA GGAAAATGAGTCTGAGTCTGTGGATGACTCGGAAGATGAGCACCTGGATGATGTGGACGACAGCGCctctgatgatgaagaggaacAGCCCACCGCCAGGCCATACATGGCTTTACTGCAGAGCTTCAACGATATCAGTGCTCCCACAGCAAAGAGACGGAAATTAGGTCACAACGAACCTTCAAATCCAACCGAAAACTCTAGGGatgagaagatggatgaCTCAGGGGATGAAGAGCGAGACGAtgtcgatgaagttgatgaaaCTGAGGATGCTGAGAACGATGACGACCAACTTGAGGAAGAGCCAGATtccgaagatgaagaagagcttaCAGATCCATTTGATGTTCACTTTGCGCATCCGAATGACCAGGATGTTGGGTTGGCTGTCAAAGCAATCAAGAATGACGAATGGGCTACGAAACGAGCGCTAGTTTCATCATTACGGGCTACCATCATGTCCGCCGGTTCCAGTAGCAAGATTGATATTCCTCAGCCATGCGGTACTGAAGGCTTGAAGCTAAAGCAAAAATTGCAGGAGACATCTGCAAAgaagctggacaagctggaTAACGCACAGAAAGCAATTCTGCCACTGTTATTTGGATACAAGGATATCTTTCACTGTGATCGAACGGTGAAGAACTCTACTGGGTTGAGACAAGCGGCGTGTCTGCATGCTTTGAATCACGTCTTCAA GACAAGAGATCGTGtcatcaagaacaactaCAAGTTAGCCAAGGAAGGCGACGACACGGAATTAGAACTTCGGGATCAAGGCTTCACCCGACCAAAGGTCCTCTTCCTATTACCCACAAGGAATTCCTGCGCCAAAATCGTCAACATCATTCGGGATCTCTGTGATATTGATCAACAAGAAAACCGAAAACGGTTTGACGAATCGTACATCGACAAAGAAAACAACTTTGGCCAGGACAGACCAGAGGATTTCAGAGACTTATTTGAGggcaatgacgacgataTGTTTCGACTCGGAGTCAAATTCACCCGCAAAACAATCAAGTACTTTTCTCAATTTTACAATTCAGACATACTCCTTGCAAGCCCTCTCGGCCTCCGAATGGCAATTGGCTcagaggaggaaaagaagaagaccgactttgactttttgaGTTCCATTGAGATGGTCATTGTCGACCAGGCGGATGCGTTGCTCATGCAAAATTGGGAACACATAGAGTACATTTTCGAGCACTTAAACTTGCAGCCAAAAGATGCGCACGGCTGCGACTTTAGCCGTCTTCGAAACTGGTACCTCGAAGACTGGGCAAAGTACTTTAGACAAACCATTGTCTTGTCGGCCTTCAACACACCTGAACTGGCTGAGCTCCAACGATCATATTGTCACAACTGGGCTGGCAAGATTCGCCTGCAGCCCGAATACCAAGGCATGATTCAACAACTGGgcatcaaggcaaagcagACATTCTCACGGTTCCAATCATCATCCGTGGAAAAGGACCCTGACGCCAGGTTCGAATACTTTGTCTCGACCATCGTACCGACACTTGTCAAGCGTGTCAAAGATACAACTGGCACGCTGCTTTTCATTCCCTCATATCTCGACTTTGTCCGCGTGCGTAACTATTTTGCCAATTCGCCCATCATGAGCGACGTGACCTTTGGCGCCGTGTCAGAATATACCGACGTTCCTGAGGCTTCTCGAGCGCGCTCCCATTTCTTGTCTGGCCGCCACCGTGTGCTGCTGTACACGGAGCGAGCGCATCATTTCAGACGGTACCAGTTTCGCGGAGTGCAAAGGGTCATATTCTATGGATTGCCGGATAATCACCTCTTTTATAAGGAGATTGCGGGTGAGTATCTGGCTAAGAGCGAGCAGGACCTCAAGATTGAACCGGCGCAAGGCACTGTACGGGTCATGTTTTCCAAGTATGATGTTATGAAGCTGGAAAGGGTGGTGGGTTCAAAGAGGGTTGGGAAGATGATTCAGGAGCGTGGCGATACTTTTGACTTTGTGTAA
- a CDS encoding zinc knuckle domain-containing protein has product MLTKLKTLTSLARHYSYECKASSQERPYVSRPSRSQQLRNPKLLPKLTSDTPNPLEKKAGVADEVLQKREAERAKQEARDDSENESLPPSPKRRRSASSASVSTISTDASRRSRSPARDSRSPPPQRRRRSPDIDEEQGRQSVERSLSRSPPPVKRAGRSESRDSHSPRHAPQERRYRDREDVGDAESRPRRSRPNSPPRHDAQEQRRRVSYASQSPEPDERRPPRGYDHRARDRRNNHERRRDTGRPRPRSLSPFSRRLAMTQSMNRGGR; this is encoded by the exons ATGTTAACAAAGCTCAAAACACTAACTTCCTTAGCACGGCACTATTCTTACGAGTGCAAGGCTTCCTCACAAGAACGTCCATATGTATCTCGTCCTTCAAGATCACAACAGCTCCGTAATCCAAAGCTTCTTCCCAAACTCACAAGTGATACTCCCAACCCTCTAGAAAAGAA AGCTGGTGTGGCGGATGAAGTCCTACAAAAGAGGGAGGCAGAGCGCGCCAAACAGGAGGCACGGGATGATTCAGAAAATGAGAGcctgccaccatcaccgaaACGACGCAGGTCAGCCTCATCAGCGTCTGTTTCCACTATTTCAACAGATGCATCAAGACGGTCTCGTTCACCTGCTCGCGACTCTAGgtctcctcctcctcagaGACGGAGGCGGAGTCctgacattgacgaggagcAAGGCAGACAATCTGTTGAGCGAAGCTTGAGCCGTAGCCCGCCGCCTGTCAAGCGAGCTGGACGATCTGAGTCAAGAGACAGTCATTCACCTAGGCATGCACCTCAGGAACGCCGTTATAGGGACCGCGAGGACGTAGGAGATGCTGAAAgcaggccaagaaggtcGCGGCCTAATAGCCCACCACGACATGATGCTCAAGAACAAAGACGGCGTGTATCATATGCCTCACAATCTCCAGAGCCAGATGAGAGGCGACCGCCTCGCGGATATGATCATAGGGCTCGAGATCGGCGCAACAATCATGAACGGAGACGAGACACTGGCCGTCCTCGACCTCGAAGTCTCAGCCCCTTCAGTCGAAGGCTAGCAATGACTCAGTCCATGAACCGTGGGGGCAGATAA